One window from the genome of Nicotiana sylvestris chromosome 9, ASM39365v2, whole genome shotgun sequence encodes:
- the LOC138877287 gene encoding uncharacterized protein — MSSNRRRKILLEITVDESLATTTSDVEASILPGGRTAHSRFKMPIDIDDNFRCNIIKQSSLVRIIRDVKLIVWDEASMAKKNMIEALDALLRDIMDNDTMFGGKVVAFGESLDALFSITYPDLHAFFPDSSMITSRVILTTKNDFVNEINNMLITKFPERSQTFVAVDETIEPNYQRQFKDFLHSLDPPELQSYNAAIDHTALILLLLAFIRTK; from the exons ATGTCATCCAACAGAAGGAGAAAGATATTACTTGAGATTACTGTTGATGAAT CTTTAGCAACTACAACTTCTGATGTGGAAGCTTCTATCCTTCCAGGAGGACGAACTGCTCACTCACGGTTCAAAATGCCTATTGATATAGATGATAATTTTCGTTGCAACATTATTAAACAAAGTTCACTCGTACGTATAATTAGAGATGTAAAATTAATTGTATGGGATGAGGCATCAATGGCAAAAAAGAATATGATTGAAGCTCTTGATGCACTTCTAAGAGATATTATGGACAACGATACAATGTTTGGTGGTAAAGTTGTTGCATTTGGAG AATCCTTAGATGCATTGTTCAGTATAACATATCCTGATTTGCATGCATTTTTTCCTGATTCATCTATGATAACCTCTCGTGTTATCTTAACAACAAAGAATGACTTTGTAAACGAAATAAATAATATGTTGATCACTAAATTCCCAGAAAGGTCTCAAACATTTGTTGCAGTAGATGAAACTATTGAACCGAATTATCAAAGACAGTTTAAAGATTTTCTACATAGTTTAGATCCTCCTG AACTCCAGAGTTACAATGCTGCTATAGACCATACAGCTCTTATATTACTTCTTCTTGCTTTTATCAGAACCAAATAA
- the LOC104241325 gene encoding uncharacterized protein has product MQKPISSSTEVSTSYQFNGELAEQTVALRGGSSSILRTVQDFLVSNNVRDVRDSSWSTLGTCAEQNDITMHNTANRAVREAKDCHFERNIIVREEDLLLEAKLNTEQRKAYDKILNTIFSNQPGVFFIDEPGGTGKTFLYHALLAVVRSKDFVALAIATSGVAASILPGGRTAHSRFKFPIEIDEQYSCNISKQSSLAAIIRDAKLIVWDEVSMAKRKLIEAFDVLLKDLMDTKAPFRGKVVVFGGDFRQTLQVVRNGKKEDFIQESLLYFKIWNQFEKMRLSENMQAKTDHAFCEYLLRIGNGEEKNR; this is encoded by the exons ATGCAGAAGCCAATCAGTAGTTCCACTGAAGTATCAACTTCTTATCAGTTTAATGGAGAGCTTGCTGAACAAACAGTTGCTCTAAGAGGAGGCTCATCTTCTATTTTGAGAACAG TTCAGGATTTCCTTGTTTCTAATAATGTCAGAGATGTACGTGATAGCTCCT GGTCCACATTGGGAACATGTGCTGAACAGAATGATATTACTATGCATAACACTGCAAATAGAG CTGTTAGAGAAGCCAAAGATTGTCATTTCGAAAGAAATATTATTGTTCGAGAAGAGGATTTATTACTAGAGGCAAAGTTGAACACTGAACAACGAAAAGCATATGATAAAATTCTTAACACGATATTTTCTAACCAACCAGGTGTCTTTTTTATTGACGAACCTGGTGGAACTGGAAAAACTTTTTTATACCATGCTTTGTTGGCTGTTGTACGATCAAAAGACTTTGTCGCTTTAGCAATAGCAACTTCAGGGGTTGCGGCTTCAATACTCCCAGGAGGACGAACTGCTCACTCCCGTTTTAAATTTCCTATTGAAATTGATGAACAATACTCTTGTAATATTAGTAAACAAAGTTCATTAGCAGCTATAATACGTGATGCCAAACTCATTGTGTGGGATGAAGTATCTATGGCAAAAAGGAAATTGATAGAAGCTTTTGATGTTCTCTTGAAGGATCTGATGGATACAAAAGCTCCATTTAGGGGGAAAGTAGTTGTTTTCGGTGGTGACTTTAGACAAACCCTCCAAGTTGTTCGGAATGGAAAAAAAGAAGATTTTATTCAAGAAAGCTTATTGTATTTTAAAATTTGGAATCAATTTGAGAAAATGCGACTATCAGAAAATATGCAAGCTAAAACAGATCATGCTTTTTGTGAATATTTGCTGAGAATaggaaatggagaagaaaaaaacAGATAA
- the LOC138877288 gene encoding uncharacterized protein — translation MTSRVILTAKNDFVDEMNELLIAQFPGDARTYVAFDETIEANDHSQYEDFLHTLHPAGLPPHKLTVKKHCPVILLRNLNPSQGLCNGTRLICCDLQKHVISAKIASGDFKNAHVFIPRIPLLSSADEKLPLNKAQGQTLDFIGIYLREHKVCICLF, via the coding sequence ATGACTTCACGTGTAATTCTGACGGCAAAAAATGACTTTGTTGATGAAATGAATGAGTTGCTCATAGCTCAATTTCCTGGAGATGCTAGAACATATGTTGCATTTGATGAAACTATTGAAGCGAATGATCATAGTCAATATGAGGATTTTTTGCATACATTACATCCCGCTGGTTTACCTCCCCACAAATTGACAGTAAAAAAGCATTGTCCTGTTATTCTGTTACGAAACTTAAATCCATCCCAAGGTTTATGCAATGGCACACGGCTTATATGTTGTGACCTTCAAAAGCATGTTATAAGTGCCAAAATTGCAAGTGGAGATTTTAAGAATGCACATGTATTTATTCCAAGAATACCATTGTTATCATCTGCTGATGAAAAGTTGCCCTTAAATAAAGCTCAAGGTCAAACATTGGACTTTATTGGAATTTATTTACGCGAACATAAAGTatgtatttgtttattttaa
- the LOC104241324 gene encoding uncharacterized protein, with the protein MAKKMEFYMLEEYSNNTQLTNSSSLRLKAGILDVPRHGEREARNIGRHSFLPASFIGGPRDMRQRYMDAITLVQNFGKPDIFLTMTCNPSWPEIEEHLLVTDELQNRPDLISRVFRAKVEEMKIDILKRNIFGKVAAFVYTIEFQKHGLPHAHFLIILNNEYKLLTPEAYDKFVCAELPESDKNDYLYSLVTKHMMHGPCGSLNPKCPCMKNREYCKFKYPKEFTNHTYKGKNGYPIYRRRNNETKLNDDQRKAYDIILDRIFKNKCGAFFIDGPGGTGKTFLYRALLATVRSKGFVALATATSGVAASILSDGRTAHSHFKFPVDIDEHFSCNISKQSSLASLIRDAKLIVWDEVSMAKKQLIEAFDLLLKDLMDTKTLFGGKVVVFGGDFRQTLPVVRSEKKKDFLRESLLCFEIWNQLEKLRLSINMRARTDPAFSDYLMRIESGKEKLNYQEHQLSDYGELYNIPKPLDSVKSTTICLKSSDANCRYLINKNIKFPLRGNTMSFESLLNSMVNIGVCYDVDICCETVSFRRM; encoded by the exons ATGGCGAAGAAAATGGAGTTTTACATGCTGGAAGAGTATTCCAATAATACTCAGTTGACGAATTCATCAAGCTTGAGACTCAAAG CGGGGATTCTTGATGTTCCAAGACATGGTGAGCGAGAGGCGCGCAACATAGGCAGACACAGTTTTTTACCTGCAAGTTTTATAGGAGGTCCTAGAGATATGCGCCAACGATATATGGACGCTATTACGTTAGTGCAAAATTTTGGGAAACCTGATATATTTTTAACAATGACATGTAATCCATCATGGCCAGAGATAGAAGAACATTTATTGGTAACAGACGAGCTACAAAATAGACCTGATTTAATTAGTCGAGTATTTAGAGCTAAGGTAGAGGAGATGAAAATAGATATACTAAAGAGAAATATATTTGGAAAAGTTGCTGCTTTTGTGTACACTATTGAATTTCAAAAGCACGGTCTTCCACATGCTCATTTTCTTATCATACTCAATAACGAATATAAATTGTTAACTCCAGAAGCTTATGATAAATTTGTTTGTGCTGAACTGCCCGAATCTGATAAGAATGACTACCTGTATTCACTTGTTACTAAACATATGATGCATGGACCTTGTGGTAGCTTAAATCCTAAATGTCCTTGTATGAAGAACAGAGAATATTGTAAGTTCAAATATCCAAAAGAATTTACTAATCATACATATAAGGGGAAAAATGGATACCCAATTTATAGAAGGCGAAATAACG AAACAAAATTGAACGATGATCAGCGAAAAGCATATGATATAATCCTTGATAGAATATTTAAGAATAAGTGTGGAGCTTTTTTTATTGATGGTCCCGGAGGAACTGGTAAAACATTTTTATACCGCGCATTATTGGCTACTGTACGATCAAAAGGATTCGTAGCTCTAGCAACAGCAACATCTGGTGTCGCAGCTTCAATTCTTTCTGATGGACGAACTGCTCACTCCCATTTTAAATTTCCGGTTGATATTGATGAACATTTCTCATGTAATATCAGTAAGCAAAGTTCGCTTGCATCGTTAATACGAGATGCCAAACTAATTGTGTGGGACGAAGTATCTATGGCCAAAAAACAATTGATAGAGGCATTTGATTTACTACTGAAAGATTTAATGGATACAAAGACACTCTTTGGTGGAAAAGTTGTCGTCTTTGGTGGTGATTTTAGACAAACTCTTCCAGTTGTTCggagtgaaaaaaaaaaagatttcttACGAGAAAGTTTATTATGTTTTGAAATTTGGAACCAACTCGAAAAATTGCGATTATCAATAAACATGCGAGCAAGAACAGATCCTGCTTTCAGCGACTATTTGATGCGAATAGAGAGCggaaaagaaaaactaaattatCAAG AGCATCAGCTGTCAG ATTATGGTGAGCTTTACAACATACCAAAGCCATTGGATTCTGTAAAGAGTACAACCATTTGCCTGAAGTCATCCGATGCTAACTGCAGATACTTgatcaacaaaaatataaagtttCCTCTCAGAGGAAACACAATGTCTTTCGAGAGTTTGTTAAATTCTATGGTAAATATTGGTGTTTGctatgatgttgatatttgcTGTGAGACAGTGAGCTTCAGAAGGATGTAG